A region from the Benincasa hispida cultivar B227 chromosome 8, ASM972705v1, whole genome shotgun sequence genome encodes:
- the LOC120083158 gene encoding F-box/kelch-repeat protein At1g30090, whose translation MQRVRLSSQQTPVLKLGDSQMTLSPKFRLAIIKSHLLNPSSDLESSLYGEPLIPGLPDDVALNCLLRLPVHSHAACRVVCKRWHQLLGSKERFFTRRKELGFKEPWLFVFAFHKCTGKIQWQVLDLTHFSWHSIPLMPCKDKVCPHGFRCVSIPHEGTLFVCGGMVSDVDCPLDLVLKYEMQKNRWTVMNQMITARSFFASGVIDGKIYVAGGNSTDLFELDSAEVLDPIQGSWNSIASMGTNMASYDAAVLNGKLLVTEGWLWPFYVAPRGQVYDPTTNHWETMPIGLREGWTGSSVVVYGHLFVVSELERMKLKVYDAASDSWEAIEGPPLPEQICKPFAVNACDSTIYVVGRNLHVAVGRISQLSKKGMSENKWSFNVSWHVVDAPECFSDLTPSSSQVLFA comes from the coding sequence ATGCAGAGGGTTCGATTGTCATCCCAACAAACACCTGTGCTTAAGTTGGGTGATTCACAAATGACATTATCCCCAAAGTTTAGGTTAGCAATTATCAAGTCTCATCTGTTAAATCCTTCATCGGACTTGGAATCATCTCTTTATGGGGAACCCTTAATTCCAGGTCTTCCAGATGATGTTGCATTAAACTGCCTTCTCAGGTTACCGGTTCACAGCCACGCCGCTTGTCGGGTTGTTTGCAAGAGATGGCATCAGCTATTGGGTAGTAAAGAGAGATTCTTCACTAGGAGGAAAGAGTTAGGTTTCAAAGAACCTTGGCTTTTTGTATTTGCTTTCCACAAATGTACTGGAAAGATTCAGTGGCAGGTTCTTGATCTTACTCATTTCTCTTGGCATAGTATCCCACTCATGCCTTGCAAGGATAAGGTTTGTCCTCACGGCTTTAGGTGTGTCTCTATCCCTCATGAGGGCACTCTCTTTGTTTGTGGTGGTATGGTATCGGATGTCGACTGTCCCCTCGACTTGGTCTTGAAGTATGAGATGCAGAAAAATCGTTGGACTGTGATGAATCAAATGATCACAGCGAGGTCGTTTTTCGCTAGTGGAGTCATTGATGGTAAAATTTACGTGGCTGGAGGGAATAGCACTGATCTTTTCGAGCTCGACTCAGCTGAGGTTTTAGATCCTATCCAAGGGAGTTGGAACTCCATTGCAAGCATGGGAACAAATATGGCTTCATACGATGCTGCAGTTCTCAATGGGAAGCTTTTAGTGACAGAAGGCTGGCTGTGGCCTTTCTATGTGGCTCCAAGGGGACAAGTTTATGATCCAACAACTAATCATTGGGAAACTATGCCCATTGGTTTGAGAGAAGGCTGGACTGGTTCAAGTGTAGTGGTTTATGGCCACTTGTTTGTTGTTTCAGAGCTTGAAAGAATGAAGCTTAAGGTTTATGATGCAGCTTCTGATTCCTGGGAAGCTATCGAAGGGCCTCCTTTACCAGAGCAGATATGCAAACCTTTCGCTGTGAATGCATGTGACTCGACCATATACGTTGTCGGTAGGAACCTACATGTAGCAGTGGGCCGTATCTCTCAGCTGAGCAAAAAGGGGATGAGCGAAAATAAGTGGAGCTTTAATGTAAGTTGGCATGTTGTTGATGCACCAGAATGCTTCTCTGATTTGACACCCTCAAGCTCTCAGGTGTTGTTTGCTTAG